The Anaerolineales bacterium region TGATGCAGGCTTTTCGGCATAGAAATCAAGGGCTTGGACAGGAGAGGCTAGCTGGCGCCACCCTCGGGGTTGCCCACCAGGCCCAGCTCGGCGGCATTGGCCTGCATGGCCGCCAGCACGTTGCCCGCATGCTCCCACAGATCCAGGCCCAGCTCACCAGCGCCGTCCTCCATCTCCTCGCGGTTGGCGCCCGCGGCAAACGCGCGGTCTTTCCATTTGTTCTTGATCGATTTAACGCTCACATCCAGGATCGAGCGCGAGGGCCGCACCAGCGCCACGGCGGTGATCAGGCCGGCCAGCTCGTCGCAGGCATACAGCGCCTTTTGCATCTGTGTGGTGCGCGGCACGCCGCTGTGGTTGGCGTGGCTCAACACCGCCTGCACGATCTCCTCCGGCACGCCGCGCTCCCTCAAAATAGGTGCGCCATCTTGGGGATGCGCCTCCAGGCTGGGGTGGATCTCCCAGTCAAAGTCGTGCAGCAGGCCAGCCAGGCCCCATGGCTCTGCATCCTCCCCATAGATCTTGGCGTAGTGGCGCATTGCGGTTTCCACGCTCAGCATATGGCGCACCAGCCCTTCGTTCTTCACATGCTCGCGCACGATGGCAAGGGCTTCGTCTCGTGTGGTCATTGGTCTAATCCTCGTGGGGCATTCTACGCCTGATTCAGGCGTGACTCCAAGCTGGATTCATTCTATTACAATTCCTGCATGGCTTTTCGATTTGGAACCGTAGGCGCGCCGATCTCGGCGCCCAAGAAACCCGGCGGCAGCGTGGGCGCCGTCCAGCACATCCGCGCCCTGGGCTTTGGGGCGCTCGAGTTAGGTTGGGTGCAGTCCGTGCGCGTCAGCGAGGAAACCTGTGCCGCCATCCGCCAGCAGGCTAAGGAATCGGATGTGCTGCTCAGCGTGCATGCGCCGTACTATATCAACCTCAACGCCAACTTTGAAGAATGGCCCAATGCGCGCCGCCGTCTGATGGATGCCGCCCACTACGGCAACCTGGCCGGCGCCACCGAGATCATCTTTCATCCCGGCAGCTACAGCGGTAAGCCGCCTGAGGAGGCCATGAAGCTGGCCAAGGCCCGCCTGCAGGATTGTGTGGCCGAGCTGCGCCGCAACAGGAACCCGGTCACCCTGCGCCCCGAGACGATGGGCAAATCTAACCAGCTGGGCACGCTGGAGGAAAACCTGGAGATGGCCCGCGAAATTCCCGGCGTGGTGCCCTGCGTTGATTTTGCCCACCTGCATGCGCGTGCCGGCGACGGCAGCATGAACAGTTACGACGAGTGGATGGTGGTGCTGGGCAAATACCGCGACGCGCTGAGCACAGACGCGCTGAAGAACATGAGCTGCCATCTCTCCGGCATTGCTTACACGCCGGCGGGCGAAAAGAACCACCTCACCATCGCCGAATCTGATTTCAATCTTGAAGAATTGTTCCGCGCCCTCAAAGATATGGATTGTGGCGGGCGTATCCTGAGCGAAAGCCCCATTCTTGAAGAAGACGCCAAACTGTATCAGCAGACCTGGGAACGACTGGGCGGCGAAGTGATCCACGGGCAGCCCGCTTGAAACTAGCCGAGCGCCAGGCGCGCTTTGACCAACTCCAGCTGGCCATGCGTGCCTGCCGCCAATGCCTGGCGGCAGGCTATTACATTGAGCCGCCGGCGGTGACGCGTGGCAGCGTGAAGGCGCGCATGATGACCGTGGGTCAGGCGCCCGGCGTCACCGAAGTGGTCGCCAGGCGCCCCTTCAATGCCGGCAGCGGCAAGCGTTTATTCCAATGGCTGGGTGAAGCGGGTATAGACGAAGATTGGTTTCGCCGCACGCAGTACATGACCTCGGTCACCAAATGTTTCCCGGGCAAGAACAAGACTGGCGGCGGTGACCGGGCACCCTCGCCCCGCGAGCAGCAGCTGTGCCGCCCATTCCTGGATCAGGAACTGGCGCTGGTGCGGCCCAAGCTCATCATCCCCATTGGCAAAATGGCCATCGAGACCTTTTACGGCCGCGGCATTGTGCTGGAGGAA contains the following coding sequences:
- a CDS encoding uracil-DNA glycosylase family protein yields the protein MKLAERQARFDQLQLAMRACRQCLAAGYYIEPPAVTRGSVKARMMTVGQAPGVTEVVARRPFNAGSGKRLFQWLGEAGIDEDWFRRTQYMTSVTKCFPGKNKTGGGDRAPSPREQQLCRPFLDQELALVRPKLIIPIGKMAIETFYGRGIVLEEVIGTEMQRDGVWYVPLPHPSGASRWHQIAANRVRIQQAIALITAQYGRLFPAKQKGVARA
- a CDS encoding TIM barrel protein gives rise to the protein MAFRFGTVGAPISAPKKPGGSVGAVQHIRALGFGALELGWVQSVRVSEETCAAIRQQAKESDVLLSVHAPYYINLNANFEEWPNARRRLMDAAHYGNLAGATEIIFHPGSYSGKPPEEAMKLAKARLQDCVAELRRNRNPVTLRPETMGKSNQLGTLEENLEMAREIPGVVPCVDFAHLHARAGDGSMNSYDEWMVVLGKYRDALSTDALKNMSCHLSGIAYTPAGEKNHLTIAESDFNLEELFRALKDMDCGGRILSESPILEEDAKLYQQTWERLGGEVIHGQPA
- a CDS encoding HDIG domain-containing protein, producing MTTRDEALAIVREHVKNEGLVRHMLSVETAMRHYAKIYGEDAEPWGLAGLLHDFDWEIHPSLEAHPQDGAPILRERGVPEEIVQAVLSHANHSGVPRTTQMQKALYACDELAGLITAVALVRPSRSILDVSVKSIKNKWKDRAFAAGANREEMEDGAGELGLDLWEHAGNVLAAMQANAAELGLVGNPEGGAS